A single region of the Micropterus dolomieu isolate WLL.071019.BEF.003 ecotype Adirondacks linkage group LG18, ASM2129224v1, whole genome shotgun sequence genome encodes:
- the gpr84 gene encoding G-protein coupled receptor 84: MLMNHTNQTEDDLFSCYSPSVVVYRYFAVLWGCAVTVTGTVGNLMTIIAFALDPRLRTRFNVLIVNLAVADLLYCTILQPISVDSYLHLRWRSGQLWCSIFGLLLFLSNSVSIITLCLVAVGRYLLVAKRAVFERVFSDRGLILLLISAWALGLASFGPIWPAYVFVPQVCTCSFHRTRGRPYTTILLFFYFFIGLGCVGVFYLLIYRRVQIASQALLRYRFSRRSSRTKPPSSSAQGTDDSGVESGTANTHSCEMSSQVDLEQKKDEITCDKSSAKASNTSSANKPPPEIIPTPPVTRTAPTTAASSSKSATSGDDGEFRRVTRMCFTVFLCFVFCFVPFILLNIADKNNRAPQVLHMFCANLTWLNSCINPVLYAVMNRQFRQAYHVLLTRAAAPFTSLWTRWRAL; this comes from the coding sequence ATgctgatgaaccacacaaaccAAACAGAGGATGACCTCTTCTCCTGCTACAGTCCTTCAGTTGTGGTCTACCGGTACTTCGCTGTGCTGTGGGGATGTGCTGTGACCGTCACTGGTACGGTGGGAAACCTGATGACCATTATAGCCTTCGCCTTAGACCCACGTCTGAGGACTCGCTTCAATGTGCTCATCGTCAACCTGGCGGTAGCTGATCTGCTGTACTGCACCATACTGCAGCCCATCTCGGTTGACTCCTATCTACACCTCAGATGGCGCAGTGGTCAGCTCTGGTGCAGCATCTTCggtctgctcctcttcctctccaacTCTGTCTCCATTATCACCCTCTGCCTGGTGGCAGTGGGCAGATAtctcctggttgcaaaaagggCTGTGTTTGAGCGTGTCTTCTCAGACCGTGGTCTCATTTTACTCCTGATCTCAGCATGGGCACTAGGCCTGGCCAGCTTTGGCCCGATATGGCCTGCTTATGTGTTCGTGCCACAGGTGTGCACATGCAGCTTCCATCGGACCAGGGGTCGCCCCTACACCACCATCCTCctctttttctacttttttatCGGTCTGGGCTGCGTTGGTGTATTCTACCTCCTCATTTACAGGCGTGTCCAGATCGCCTCACAGGCGCTGCTCCGCTACAGGTTCAGCCGACGATCATCCAGGACGAAACCACCTTCTTCTTCAGCACAAGGGACTGATGACAGTGGTGTAGAGAGTGGCACggccaacacacacagctgtgagATGAGCAGCCAGGTGGACCTAGAACAAAAGAAGGATGAGATCACCTGTGACAAGAGCTCTGCCAAGGCCTCAAATACATCATCAGCCAACAAGCCTCCCCCTGAAATCATCCCTACTCCACCTGTAACCAGAACTGCTCCCACCACTGCAGCATCCTCTTCCAAATCAGCGACTTCAGGAGATGATGGTGAATTTAGACGTGTGACACGCATGTGCTTCAcagtatttctgtgttttgtgttctgCTTTGTCCCGTTCATATTGCTCAACATAGCAGACAAAAATAACCGCGCCCCACAGGTACTGCACATGTTCTGCGCAAACCTCACCTGGCTCAACAGCTGTATCAACCCCGTGCTCTATGCTGTTATGAACCGACAGTTTCGACAGGCCTACCACGTGCTGCTCACCAGGGCCGCTGCACCATTCACCAGCCTCTGGACCCGGTGGCGGGCTCTCTGA